A segment of the Paracoccus suum genome:
GCGAAATTTTCGATGTTACCGGGCGGGATGGCAGCACCGTCGCCACATATCGGACCTCCGCCGAGGGGAACCGCTTGAGGCGGCCGCTTGCGCTAAGCGGCGTTCTCTCGTCCGCGGCACCTGCACGCGGCGCGGCATGTCGGCGGCCGCACCAAATTCGGGGCGCGCTAAGAGGGCAGTTGGCCTTAAGCGCCGGCCCTTACCCGCCGTAGCTGCGCGCGCCGCCTGTGCTGCGGGTCACGCCTGTGCCACGCGTGGCCGAGCTGCCAAAGCCGCCGCGCTGACGCACCTGCGCCGCGCTCATCGGGGCCTTGCCGATCGTCGCGGGGGCGCGGTTGAAGGTCGAGGGCGCGACCTTGCCGGTGCCGCGGTTGCTGGCGAAGCTCTGATCGCCATTCGGTGTGGTATATCCGTTCGCGCTGTTGCGGATCATCGGCTGGCTGAACACGCCGCCGCCCCGGCCGAGCATCGAGCCGAGCATGTAGCCCATGAAAAGCGGCATGAACGAAAACCCGCCACCCGGCTGCGCCACCGGATCGCCGCCGCAGTTGCCGACCCCGTGCTGCTCCTCGCAGACCGCCTTGCTGTCGTAGCGGGGGGCCGTCTCCTCCCAGTTCTTCTTGGCGTCGGCGAAGGCCTTGTTGCAGTCGTCGGCCGTAAAGAACAGTGAATCCTTCTTGGCCGCGGCAAGGCAACTTTCGAGGTCCGGAAACGCCTCGGCATCGACCTTTTTGTCCTCGCAGGCAGCCAGCGTCAGGATGGTTGCGCCAGCCAGCGCCAGCGCCACCCGGCGCGAGCGCATCCGGCGGGGACGCTCCGGCGCGGCCAAAGCGTCGGGCATCGCATCGTCGGCGGGGCCGCGGGCGGCGATCTTGGTCGGGACGGTCATGGCGCTCACCCTTCGATGAAATGCGGTTTGAACCGCGACAGGTTCTGCGTGATGCGGCTGCGATCCTCGCGCATCCCCAGGCCAACACAGGCCTCGCCCACCATCCATGCCCCGAGGACGGGATGAAAGCCATCGAATGACGGCAGCGGCGCCAGCGCCTGGATGATCATGGGGTGATGCACGTAATCCTGGTCGGGCGAGGTGTCGGTCGGCTGGCCGCCCTCGACAAAGGTAACTCCGGCCCCTTCGCGCGAAAAGATCGGCTTGCGTACATGGCCGCGTCGCAACGCGCCCTCAGCGGCGGCAAAGGCCTTGGCGACCTGCGGCGCGGGCGCGCCGCCGGCGAGCGCATCTTCGATATCGGCGGCAAAGAACGCCGGCAGCAGGTTGGGATGGCCCGGCTCCATCTCCCACAACAGGGGCAGCAGGCCCTTGTTCGACACAAGCGCCTTCCACGGCGGCTCGATGAAGCGGCAGCCCGAGGGGGCGAGGTAGGGCGCAAAGTCGTCGCGCAGCATGTCCTCCCAGGGGTAGAGCTTGAAGAGGGCGCCGATGACCCGGTCCTCGCTGTCCGCGAACTGGCCCTCCTCGGTGACGCCGATGGCCGAAAGATCGGTGAAATGCGC
Coding sequences within it:
- a CDS encoding DUF1190 domain-containing protein produces the protein MTVPTKIAARGPADDAMPDALAAPERPRRMRSRRVALALAGATILTLAACEDKKVDAEAFPDLESCLAAAKKDSLFFTADDCNKAFADAKKNWEETAPRYDSKAVCEEQHGVGNCGGDPVAQPGGGFSFMPLFMGYMLGSMLGRGGGVFSQPMIRNSANGYTTPNGDQSFASNRGTGKVAPSTFNRAPATIGKAPMSAAQVRQRGGFGSSATRGTGVTRSTGGARSYGG
- a CDS encoding glutathionylspermidine synthase family protein codes for the protein MQKITLPERAGWRDRAATLGFTFADMGGEPYWDETSAYRFTLEEIEQHIEAPAGELHALCRAAVERAITSEEWMERLAIPQTQRDFVAASWRAGEPELYGRFDLAWGASGQTHAKLLEYNADTPTSLYESASFQWLWLEEARAAGLLPPDADQFNSIHEALVDRWAEIAAPDTDVHFAADKENPEDYATVEALAWAAREAGLGAHFTDLSAIGVTEEGQFADSEDRVIGALFKLYPWEDMLRDDFAPYLAPSGCRFIEPPWKALVSNKGLLPLLWEMEPGHPNLLPAFFAADIEDALAGGAPAPQVAKAFAAAEGALRRGHVRKPIFSREGAGVTFVEGGQPTDTSPDQDYVHHPMIIQALAPLPSFDGFHPVLGAWMVGEACVGLGMREDRSRITQNLSRFKPHFIEG